In Deferribacter desulfuricans SSM1, the following are encoded in one genomic region:
- a CDS encoding efflux RND transporter permease subunit, with translation MANGMKKGAIGWFIDNPVAANILMIFLIVGGLYWSTQIKQEVFPEFTIDSVIVEVAYPGASPDEIEKGILLPIEEAVDGLDGIKKVTSTANEGVGEVVIEATLDADINQLYQDVKSEIDRITTFPEDAEEPKVYIPSRKREVITLILYGNQDEKVLREWADNIKDRLLQYKNISSVELLGDKPYEIKIELDRDVLRKFNLTISDVANKIKNYNLELPAGKIETAKGDILIRVTERREYGKDLKDIPIVLSDYGRAITLGEIAKISDNFEETNTFLKYNDLPAIGIRVYRVGDQKPIEIAETVKKFIKEINNELPPGLYTDYVNDRSKIFAQRIDLLLRNAKLGLILVFSLLALFLEIRLAFWVMLGIPISFLGSMLLFPQFDVSINMVSLFAFIICLGIVVDDAIVVGENIYRYRQQGLPFKKAALIGGREVMVPVIFSVLTNMVAFLPMYFVPGVMGKIFRIIPVIVVSVFTISLLESLFILPSHIGHQKEEPMFILKMINRVQQTISKYILKFIHSVYGPILKFCIRFRYVTFVFSLMVLIVAVSFVKSGRIGIVFFPKVESDFAYVKFVLPVESSVFDTLRVAEFLTEKAKKIIEENGGEKLAQGILTNINNNSGFIQVYLSDPDVRPITTTKFTNLWRKESKDLTGIKTIKFFSDFGGPGHGASLTVELQHRNIKTLRAASKELANYLATFNNVSDIDEGFADGKLQFDIKLNDKGKALGIDSTYLARQLRNYYYGAEAKRFLRGTDEVKIMVRADAKERDFEYFFKTFLVDLPNGSKVPLKEIAEIKRGRSYTTIDRRNFRRIINVTANVTPENQTNKILEVVKSEFLPELQRKFPGLNYSFEGKQSDMRDSMSALFKGLLVAIMVIYVMLAIPFKSYFQPLIIMTVIPFGIIGALVGHILLGYDLNLVSMFGIVALAGVVINDSLVLIDFANRKRREENATFHDAIYEAGLKRFRPILLTTLTTFFGLMPMIFETSVQARFLIPMAISLGFGILFSTFIVLILVPGLYVIIEDAIGIAKKLF, from the coding sequence ATGGCAAATGGTATGAAAAAGGGTGCTATTGGCTGGTTTATTGATAATCCTGTTGCTGCAAATATTCTTATGATTTTCCTTATAGTTGGTGGGCTTTACTGGAGTACTCAAATAAAACAGGAAGTTTTCCCTGAATTTACTATAGATTCGGTAATTGTAGAAGTTGCGTATCCTGGAGCAAGCCCAGATGAGATAGAAAAAGGGATTTTACTTCCGATAGAAGAAGCAGTGGATGGGCTTGATGGAATAAAAAAGGTTACATCAACAGCTAATGAAGGAGTGGGAGAAGTTGTCATTGAGGCCACCCTTGATGCAGATATTAACCAGCTTTATCAGGATGTAAAAAGTGAAATAGATAGGATTACTACTTTTCCAGAAGATGCTGAAGAGCCTAAAGTTTATATCCCATCTAGGAAAAGAGAAGTAATCACGCTGATTCTGTATGGGAATCAAGATGAAAAAGTTTTGAGGGAATGGGCTGATAATATTAAAGATAGATTACTTCAATATAAAAATATAAGCAGTGTAGAACTTTTAGGTGATAAACCTTATGAGATAAAGATAGAATTAGATAGAGATGTTTTAAGAAAGTTTAATCTGACAATTTCTGATGTTGCAAATAAAATAAAAAATTACAACCTCGAATTGCCAGCTGGTAAAATTGAAACAGCAAAAGGGGATATCCTAATCAGAGTAACGGAGAGAAGGGAGTATGGCAAAGATTTAAAAGATATTCCGATTGTTTTAAGTGATTATGGAAGAGCGATAACTCTTGGTGAGATAGCAAAAATTTCAGACAATTTTGAAGAGACTAATACTTTTTTAAAGTATAACGATTTGCCAGCTATTGGTATTAGAGTTTATAGAGTTGGCGATCAAAAACCGATAGAAATAGCGGAAACTGTAAAAAAGTTTATTAAAGAGATTAATAATGAGCTACCACCTGGGCTATACACTGACTATGTAAATGATAGATCAAAAATTTTTGCTCAGCGTATAGATTTGCTTTTGAGAAATGCAAAACTTGGTCTAATTCTTGTTTTTTCATTATTAGCTTTGTTTTTAGAGATAAGGCTTGCTTTCTGGGTGATGCTTGGGATACCTATCTCTTTTCTTGGTTCGATGTTGTTGTTCCCTCAATTTGATGTGTCAATAAATATGGTATCACTTTTTGCTTTTATAATCTGTCTTGGTATCGTTGTGGATGACGCTATCGTTGTTGGAGAGAATATTTACAGATACAGACAGCAGGGGTTGCCATTTAAAAAGGCTGCATTGATTGGTGGCAGAGAAGTTATGGTCCCTGTGATATTTAGTGTTTTGACAAATATGGTGGCTTTTTTACCGATGTATTTTGTTCCAGGAGTAATGGGTAAAATATTTAGAATTATACCTGTTATTGTGGTTTCTGTTTTTACTATTTCACTCCTTGAAAGTCTATTTATTTTACCATCTCATATCGGGCATCAAAAAGAAGAACCTATGTTTATATTAAAAATGATAAATAGGGTTCAGCAAACCATTAGTAAATATATTTTAAAATTTATCCACTCTGTGTATGGTCCCATTTTGAAGTTTTGTATAAGATTTAGGTACGTTACTTTCGTTTTTTCTTTGATGGTATTAATTGTTGCTGTTAGTTTTGTCAAAAGTGGTAGAATAGGGATAGTCTTTTTCCCAAAGGTGGAATCTGATTTTGCCTATGTTAAGTTTGTTTTGCCAGTTGAAAGCAGTGTGTTTGATACATTAAGAGTGGCAGAGTTTCTCACTGAAAAGGCTAAAAAAATTATTGAAGAAAATGGTGGGGAAAAGCTTGCTCAAGGTATTTTGACAAATATAAATAATAATAGTGGCTTTATACAGGTTTATTTAAGTGATCCAGATGTTAGGCCGATAACAACTACCAAATTTACAAATTTATGGAGAAAAGAGTCCAAAGATTTAACAGGGATAAAAACAATTAAATTTTTCTCTGATTTTGGTGGCCCAGGCCATGGTGCTTCTTTGACTGTTGAGTTACAGCATAGAAATATTAAAACTTTAAGAGCTGCAAGTAAAGAGCTTGCAAATTATCTTGCAACTTTTAATAACGTATCTGATATCGATGAAGGTTTTGCAGACGGTAAATTGCAATTTGATATAAAATTAAATGACAAAGGGAAGGCTCTTGGTATTGATTCGACATATTTGGCAAGACAGCTTAGAAACTATTATTATGGAGCTGAGGCTAAAAGGTTTTTAAGAGGTACCGATGAAGTAAAGATTATGGTAAGGGCTGATGCAAAAGAGAGGGATTTTGAATACTTTTTCAAAACATTTTTGGTTGATTTACCAAACGGTTCTAAAGTGCCATTAAAAGAAATAGCTGAGATTAAAAGAGGTAGGTCTTATACTACAATAGATAGGAGAAATTTTAGAAGGATTATCAATGTAACAGCAAATGTGACCCCTGAAAATCAAACAAATAAGATCTTGGAAGTGGTGAAAAGTGAATTTTTACCAGAGCTACAAAGGAAGTTTCCAGGTTTAAACTATAGCTTTGAGGGGAAACAATCTGATATGCGAGATAGCATGTCTGCTTTATTTAAAGGATTGTTAGTTGCTATAATGGTTATTTATGTCATGCTTGCTATCCCTTTTAAGAGTTATTTTCAACCATTGATAATTATGACAGTTATCCCTTTTGGTATAATTGGTGCTCTTGTTGGGCATATTTTATTAGGGTATGATCTTAATTTAGTTAGTATGTTTGGTATTGTGGCCCTTGCTGGTGTGGTGATAAACGATTCTCTTGTTTTGATAGATTTTGCAAATAGAAAAAGAAGAGAGGAAAATGCCACATTTCATGATGCAATATATGAAGCAGGGCTCAAAAGATTTAGACCGATTTTGCTTACTACTCTCACAACCTTTTTTGGATTGATGCCCATGATTTTTGAGACTTCTGTTCAGGCAAGGTTTTTAATACCGATGGCCATATCTTTGGGGTTTGGGATACTTTTTTCCACTTTTATAGTTCTGATTTTGGTGCCTGGACTTTATGTGATTATAGAAGATGCTATTGGTATTGCTAAAAAACTGTTTTAA